In one window of Miscanthus floridulus cultivar M001 chromosome 12, ASM1932011v1, whole genome shotgun sequence DNA:
- the LOC136495581 gene encoding pre-mRNA-splicing factor cwc22-like yields the protein MARTGRADMMPTRSDASRNRKRPRTGEVEVGHTTAAPPSKRCDGGGIYVPPYRATTDDADDESGYERRSWDVLRRSITGLAACPASFTPVFAALAAVANARLAHAAGDTHWLAAAATFVAHLVNQGVPRDLLALLLDRPTDGSVEVAIGLVTHCGAALQESCPRGLHAVLDCLCLRSILHDGDVDKRVEFLIEDLFAIRKAQLRGHPPVQPELDLIEPDDQQDEAAYEDLKRTILGDFKIQSSSPDDEETDSDDDESAGEESETDQPPVVVRDQTDTDLC from the exons ATGGCAAGAACCGGCCGGGCAGATATGATGCCAACCAGAAGCGACGCGAGCCGCAACCGCAAGCGCCCGCGGACGGGCGAGGTGGAAGTGGGACACACGACGGCTGCCCCGCCAAGCAAGCGCTGCGACGGCGGCGGCATCTACGTCCCTCCGTACCGCGCCACCACCGACGACGCCGACGACGAGTCCGGCTACGAGCGCCGCAGCTGGGACGTGCTGCGGAGGAGCATCACAGGGCTA GCGGCCTGCCCGGCTTCCTTCACGCCGGTCTTCGCGGCGCTGGCAGCCGTCGCCAACGCCAGGCTCGCCCACGCCGCGGGGGACACGCACTGGCTCGCCGCCGCGGCCACGTTCGTCGCGCACCTCGTCAACCAGGGCGTCCCGCGCGACCTGCTCGCGCTCCTGCTCGACCGCCCCACCGACGGCAGCGTTGAGGTCGCCATCGGCCTCGTCACCCACTGCGGCGCCGCGCTCCAAGAGTCGTGCCCGAGGGGGCTACACGCCGTGTTGGACTGCCTATGCCTAAGGAGCATCCTCCACGACGGCGATGTTGACAAGCGCGTCGAGTTCTTGATCGAGGATCTCTTCGCCATCCGGAAGGCGCAGCTCCGGGGTCACCCTCCCGTCCAGCCGGAGCTGGATCTAATCGAGCCGGACGACCAG CAAGACGAGGCGGCATACGAGGACCTCAAGAGAACTATCCTCGGAGACTTCAAGATTCAATCTTCTTCTCCTGACGACGAAGAAACCGACAGCGACGACGACGAGTCAGCTGGTGAGGAGTCAGAAACGGATCAGCCGCCGGTCGTCGTCCGCGACCAGACCGACACCGATCTCTGTTAG